The Nocardioides pantholopis genome window below encodes:
- a CDS encoding MlaE family ABC transporter permease, translating into MLAPVGTAGKLFAFGLDVARALFRRPFQLREFIQQAWFIASVTIIPTALVAIPFGAVIALQVGGLIKQFGAQSFTGSAAVLAVVREAGPIATSLLIAGAAGSAIAADLGARKIREELDAMMVLGIDPIQRLVVPRVLACMLIAVFLNGLVSVVGVAGGYVFNVVLQDGTPGAYLASFTALAQLPDLWQGMVKALAFGLIAAVVACYKGMNAKGGPKGVGDAVNESVVITFLLLFVVNFVMSAIYLQLVPPKTG; encoded by the coding sequence GTGCTCGCTCCCGTCGGCACCGCCGGCAAGCTCTTCGCGTTCGGCCTCGACGTCGCCCGCGCGCTGTTCCGTCGTCCCTTCCAGCTGCGCGAGTTCATCCAGCAGGCCTGGTTCATCGCCTCGGTGACGATCATCCCCACGGCGCTGGTCGCCATCCCTTTCGGCGCGGTCATCGCCCTGCAGGTCGGTGGGCTGATCAAGCAGTTCGGCGCCCAGTCCTTCACCGGGTCCGCCGCGGTGCTCGCCGTGGTCCGCGAGGCCGGGCCGATCGCCACCTCGCTGCTGATCGCCGGCGCCGCCGGCTCGGCGATCGCCGCCGACCTCGGCGCCCGCAAGATCCGCGAGGAGCTGGACGCGATGATGGTGCTGGGCATCGACCCGATCCAGCGCCTCGTCGTCCCACGGGTGCTGGCCTGCATGCTGATCGCGGTCTTCCTCAACGGCCTGGTCAGCGTCGTGGGCGTGGCCGGTGGCTACGTGTTCAACGTCGTGCTCCAGGACGGCACCCCGGGGGCCTACCTCGCAAGCTTCACCGCCCTGGCCCAGCTGCCGGACCTGTGGCAGGGGATGGTCAAGGCCCTGGCCTTCGGCCTGATCGCCGCGGTCGTCGCCTGCTACAAGGGGATGAACGCCAAGGGCGGCCCCAAGGGGGTGGGCGACGCGGTCAACGAGTCGGTCGTCATCACCTTCTTGCTCCTGTTCGTCGTCAACTTCGTGATGAGCGCGATCTACCTGCAGCTCGTCCCACCGAAGACGGGGTGA
- a CDS encoding MlaE family ABC transporter permease has product MANLRAVYERPLKSLDALGAQLAFYVRALAWTPRTVRRYKAEILRILAEVTLGSGALAVIGGTVGVILAMCFFTGTEVGLQGYAALNQIGTAAFSGFLSAYFNTREIAPLVAAIALAATVGCGFTAQLGAMRISEEVDALEVMAIPSLPFLVTTRIIGGLIAIIPLYVVGLLSSYFATRLTLTTFFGQSTGTYDHYFNQFLPPEDVLWSFGKVMVFAVVVILIHCYHGYTASGGPAGVGIAVGRAVRTSIVAINVIDLMLSMAIWGTTTTVRLAG; this is encoded by the coding sequence GTGGCCAACCTGCGCGCCGTCTACGAACGGCCCCTGAAGTCCCTGGACGCCCTCGGCGCCCAGCTGGCGTTCTACGTCCGCGCGCTCGCGTGGACGCCCCGCACCGTGCGCCGCTACAAGGCGGAGATCCTGCGGATCCTCGCCGAGGTGACGCTCGGCTCCGGCGCGCTGGCCGTCATCGGCGGCACCGTGGGCGTGATCCTCGCGATGTGCTTCTTCACCGGCACCGAGGTCGGGCTGCAGGGGTACGCCGCGCTCAACCAGATCGGCACCGCGGCGTTCTCGGGCTTCCTCTCGGCGTACTTCAACACCCGCGAGATCGCGCCGCTGGTGGCTGCCATCGCCCTCGCCGCGACCGTCGGGTGCGGCTTCACCGCCCAGCTCGGCGCCATGCGCATCTCCGAGGAGGTCGACGCGCTCGAGGTGATGGCGATCCCGTCGCTGCCGTTCCTGGTCACGACGCGGATCATCGGCGGCCTGATCGCGATCATCCCGCTGTACGTCGTCGGGCTGCTCTCCTCCTACTTCGCGACCCGGCTGACCCTGACCACGTTCTTCGGCCAGTCCACCGGCACCTACGACCACTACTTCAACCAGTTCCTCCCACCCGAGGACGTGCTGTGGTCCTTCGGGAAGGTGATGGTCTTCGCGGTCGTGGTGATCCTCATCCACTGCTACCACGGCTACACGGCCAGCGGCGGCCCCGCCGGCGTGGGGATCGCGGTGGGCCGGGCGGTGCGCACCAGCATCGTGGCCATCAACGTCATCGACCTGATGCTGTCGATGGCGATCTGGGGGACGACGACCACGGTGAGGTTGGCCGGGTGA
- a CDS encoding MCE family protein, with amino-acid sequence MSALVLRTRLLGIVFLAFVVGAVYLTYATFTKKFTDYDRVTLQTSSIGLQLPTRADVKIRGVIVGEVLDFDTTAGGAELTLGIYPDERATIPANVTGAIVPKTLFGEKYVSLVVPEQPAAKPIRTGQTIKRTRVATEVEAVLSDLYPLLRAVQPADLNRTLNALATALDGRGAQLGESIEVLDGYLKRINPEIPALVEDLRLTAEVSEIYADVLPEVGQILKDTIKTTGTLEEREGDLNALFTDVGAFAGTTRDFLADNGDNLVRLGEVSEPVTRLLAKYAPEYPCLLEGIVGAGNLQAEAFRGYTLHIVLELLPNQPRPYGPGDKPRFGEDRGPTCLHLPNPGGSQENPLRRQPNMDDGVDRPTGKGTMRVAPDYGLTGGDRAGTVAETELLRSLLGTASGTPPEDVDDLGVLLLGPMARGAEVSLR; translated from the coding sequence GTGAGCGCGCTGGTGCTGCGGACCCGGCTGCTGGGGATCGTGTTCCTGGCCTTCGTGGTCGGGGCGGTCTACCTCACCTACGCGACGTTCACCAAGAAGTTCACCGACTACGACCGGGTGACGCTGCAGACCTCGTCGATCGGGCTGCAGCTGCCCACCCGGGCCGACGTGAAGATCCGCGGGGTCATCGTCGGCGAGGTGCTCGACTTCGACACCACCGCCGGCGGCGCCGAGCTGACGCTGGGCATCTATCCCGACGAGCGCGCCACGATCCCGGCCAACGTCACCGGCGCGATCGTCCCGAAGACCCTGTTCGGCGAGAAGTACGTCTCGCTGGTGGTGCCCGAGCAGCCGGCCGCCAAGCCGATCCGGACCGGCCAGACGATCAAGCGGACCCGGGTCGCGACCGAGGTCGAGGCGGTCCTCTCCGACCTCTACCCGCTGCTGCGCGCGGTGCAGCCGGCGGACCTGAACCGGACCCTGAACGCGCTGGCGACCGCCCTCGACGGCCGGGGCGCCCAGCTCGGCGAGAGCATCGAGGTCCTCGACGGCTACCTGAAGCGCATCAACCCGGAGATCCCGGCCCTGGTCGAGGACCTCCGGCTGACCGCGGAGGTCTCCGAGATCTACGCGGACGTGCTGCCCGAGGTCGGGCAGATCCTCAAGGACACGATCAAGACGACCGGCACGCTCGAGGAGCGGGAGGGCGACCTCAACGCGCTGTTCACCGACGTGGGCGCCTTCGCGGGCACCACCCGGGACTTCCTGGCCGACAACGGCGACAACCTGGTGCGACTCGGCGAGGTCAGCGAGCCGGTGACCCGGCTGCTGGCCAAGTACGCGCCGGAGTACCCGTGCCTGCTGGAGGGCATCGTGGGCGCGGGCAACCTGCAGGCCGAGGCGTTCCGCGGCTACACCCTGCACATCGTGCTCGAGCTGCTGCCCAACCAGCCCCGGCCCTACGGTCCCGGGGACAAGCCGCGCTTCGGCGAGGACCGCGGGCCGACCTGCCTGCACCTGCCGAACCCGGGCGGCAGCCAGGAGAACCCGCTGCGCCGCCAGCCGAACATGGACGACGGCGTGGACCGGCCGACCGGGAAGGGCACCATGCGGGTCGCTCCCGACTACGGGCTGACCGGCGGCGACCGGGCCGGGACGGTGGCCGAGACCGAGCTGCTGCGCTCGCTGCTCGGCACCGCGTCCGGCACCCCGCCCGAGGACGTCGACGACCTGGGCGTGCTGCTGCTGGGTCCGATGGCCCGGGGCGCGGAGGTGTCGCTGCGATGA
- a CDS encoding MCE family protein produces MKVLDRRTGADLVKLLVFFVVTTLATGVLVVVIGNLSFADSREYSADFVDATGVVKGDDVRVAGVKVGSVSAVEIVDDSRARVTFDVAEETRVSGSTHVAIRYRNLVGQRYLTLTEEVGDTKRLEEGTTIPVGRTKPALDLTVLFNGFKPLFQALSPADLNKLSYEIVQVFQGEGGTLESLLGHTASVTTTLADRDEVISALITNLNDVLDHLGDRDEQLSRLIVNFRTLVGGLKDDRKAILGSLESISALSTETAGLVEGIEDPFVEDVKQLRRLTGNIAKNKGELDRAMQVLPIKLEKIGRTATYGSFFNFYLCHVGGRIRLPGGIAPSLKVSIPSERCDLG; encoded by the coding sequence ATGAAGGTCCTCGACCGGCGCACCGGCGCCGACCTGGTCAAGCTCCTGGTGTTCTTCGTCGTGACGACGCTGGCCACCGGCGTGCTGGTGGTCGTCATCGGCAACCTCTCCTTCGCCGACAGCCGCGAGTACAGCGCCGACTTCGTCGACGCCACCGGGGTCGTGAAGGGCGACGACGTCCGGGTGGCCGGGGTCAAGGTCGGCAGCGTCAGCGCCGTCGAGATCGTCGACGACAGTCGTGCCCGAGTCACCTTCGACGTCGCCGAGGAGACCCGGGTCAGCGGGTCCACCCACGTCGCGATCCGCTACCGCAACCTGGTCGGGCAGCGGTACCTCACGCTGACCGAGGAGGTCGGCGACACCAAGCGGCTCGAGGAGGGGACCACGATCCCCGTCGGCCGGACCAAGCCCGCGCTCGACCTCACGGTCCTCTTCAACGGGTTCAAACCGCTGTTCCAGGCGCTCTCGCCCGCCGACCTCAACAAGCTCTCCTACGAGATCGTCCAGGTGTTCCAGGGCGAGGGCGGCACCCTGGAGAGCCTGCTGGGCCACACCGCCTCGGTCACGACCACCCTCGCCGACCGCGACGAGGTGATCAGTGCGCTGATCACCAACCTCAACGACGTGCTCGACCACCTCGGCGACCGCGACGAGCAGCTGTCCCGGCTGATCGTGAACTTCCGGACCCTGGTCGGCGGGCTCAAGGACGACCGCAAGGCGATCCTGGGATCCCTGGAGTCGATCTCGGCGCTCTCCACCGAGACCGCCGGGCTCGTCGAGGGGATCGAGGACCCGTTCGTCGAGGACGTCAAGCAGCTGCGCCGACTGACCGGCAACATCGCGAAGAACAAGGGCGAGCTGGACCGGGCCATGCAGGTGCTGCCGATCAAGCTGGAGAAGATCGGGCGCACCGCGACGTACGGGTCGTTCTTCAACTTCTACCTGTGCCACGTGGGCGGCCGGATCCGGCTGCCCGGCGGGATCGCACCATCCCTCAAGGTCAGCATCCCCTCGGAGAGGTGTGATCTCGGATGA
- a CDS encoding MCE family protein, whose amino-acid sequence MSSIPFRERNPVVIGAVSLTVIALLIVGAFRAQDLPLIGGGDTYRAAFTESGGLKADDEVRLAGVRVGKVEKVELDGDRVVATFRIKTDATFGVDTRASIRVKTLLGAMYLALEPAGGGQLEEDSEIPVARTTSPYDVVEAFEGLAETAEEIDTDQLAASLRTLADLTRNTPEEFQAAIEGVSSLSTNIAAKNGQINTLLKNLRRVSGVLGERDDDIVALMRDADVLFTSLVARREAVHELLVSTTRLSKSLTRLVTRTRADLAPALAQLESVVQVLNKNEENLDNSLRLMAPFYRVFSSTLGGGPWFDTYIQNIPPVPDLTAGNGGIEGGLR is encoded by the coding sequence ATGAGCTCCATCCCGTTCCGGGAGCGCAACCCGGTGGTGATCGGTGCGGTCAGCCTGACAGTCATCGCGCTGCTGATCGTCGGCGCGTTCCGGGCCCAGGACCTGCCGCTGATCGGCGGCGGCGACACCTACCGGGCCGCCTTCACGGAGTCGGGCGGGCTCAAGGCCGACGACGAGGTCCGGCTCGCCGGCGTGCGCGTCGGCAAGGTCGAGAAGGTCGAGCTGGACGGCGACCGGGTGGTGGCCACTTTCCGGATCAAGACCGACGCGACCTTCGGGGTCGACACCCGGGCCTCGATCCGGGTCAAGACGCTGCTCGGCGCGATGTACCTCGCGCTCGAGCCCGCGGGCGGCGGCCAGCTGGAGGAGGACAGCGAGATCCCCGTGGCCCGCACCACCTCGCCGTACGACGTGGTGGAGGCGTTCGAGGGCCTGGCGGAGACCGCCGAGGAGATCGACACCGACCAGCTCGCCGCCTCGCTGCGCACGCTGGCCGACCTCACCCGCAACACCCCCGAGGAGTTCCAGGCGGCGATCGAGGGTGTCTCGTCGCTCTCCACCAACATCGCTGCCAAGAACGGGCAGATCAACACGCTGCTGAAGAACCTGCGCCGGGTCTCGGGCGTCCTCGGCGAGCGCGACGACGACATCGTGGCGCTGATGAGGGACGCCGACGTGCTGTTCACCTCGCTGGTCGCGCGGCGTGAGGCAGTCCACGAGCTCCTGGTCTCCACCACCCGGCTCTCCAAGTCGCTGACCCGGCTGGTGACCAGGACCCGGGCCGACCTCGCGCCCGCCCTGGCCCAGCTCGAGAGCGTCGTGCAGGTGCTGAACAAGAACGAGGAGAACCTCGACAACAGCCTGCGGCTGATGGCGCCGTTCTACCGGGTCTTCTCCAGCACCCTCGGCGGCGGGCCCTGGTTCGACACCTACATCCAGAACATCCCGCCGGTGCCGGACCTGACCGCCGGCAACGGCGGCATCGAGGGGGGACTGCGATGA
- a CDS encoding MCE family protein has protein sequence MSMLRRAAAPLVVLALTVAFALTVFGGEEQRTLTAHFPRTISIYEGSDVRVLGVPVGEVDTVTPSGTDVVVTMHYDTDVKLPADAKAVIVAPSLVGDRYIQLTPAYDGGKVLADGATLDTDRTAVPVELDQIYSSIDDLTVALGPDGANADGALTDLLRSTAENFGGQGARVNQTIRDFGKLSTTLDDNKEELFGSAAELEKFVGTLARNDQTVRGFNESLGEVSTMLAGEREELAASLENLSGALGEVTTFVRDNRASLGRNIKGLNRVAKVLVKQRSALDEILRAGPLALNNLYLAYNPQTGTLDTNPNLGNLATEIGSNPALLLCSFVAQVDKTGTLCDILDTILPRPGALAGDRGAAREEQPVDPSFGGLVEVVE, from the coding sequence ATGAGCATGCTGCGACGCGCGGCGGCGCCGCTGGTGGTCCTGGCCCTGACCGTGGCCTTCGCGCTGACCGTCTTCGGCGGGGAGGAGCAGCGCACGCTGACGGCGCACTTCCCGCGCACGATCTCCATCTACGAGGGCAGCGACGTCCGCGTCCTGGGAGTGCCGGTCGGGGAGGTCGACACGGTGACGCCCTCGGGCACCGACGTGGTGGTCACCATGCACTACGACACCGACGTGAAGCTCCCCGCGGACGCGAAGGCGGTGATCGTCGCGCCGTCGCTGGTGGGGGACCGCTACATCCAGCTCACCCCGGCGTACGACGGGGGCAAGGTGCTGGCCGACGGCGCCACGCTCGACACCGACCGCACGGCGGTCCCGGTCGAGCTGGACCAGATCTACTCCAGCATCGACGACCTCACCGTCGCCCTGGGCCCGGACGGCGCCAACGCGGACGGCGCGCTGACCGACCTGCTGCGCAGCACCGCTGAGAACTTCGGCGGGCAGGGGGCCCGGGTCAACCAGACGATCAGGGACTTCGGGAAGCTCAGCACCACCCTGGACGACAACAAGGAGGAGCTGTTCGGCTCCGCCGCGGAGCTGGAGAAGTTCGTCGGCACGCTGGCCCGCAACGACCAGACCGTGCGCGGCTTCAACGAGTCGCTGGGCGAGGTCTCCACGATGCTCGCCGGCGAGCGGGAGGAGCTCGCGGCCTCGCTGGAGAACCTCTCCGGCGCCCTCGGCGAGGTGACGACGTTCGTGCGGGACAACCGGGCCAGCCTCGGGCGCAACATCAAGGGGCTCAACCGGGTCGCCAAGGTGCTGGTCAAGCAGCGCTCGGCCCTCGACGAGATCCTCCGGGCCGGCCCGCTGGCGCTGAACAACCTCTATCTCGCCTACAACCCGCAGACCGGGACCCTGGACACCAACCCGAACCTCGGGAACCTGGCCACCGAGATCGGGTCGAACCCGGCCCTGCTGCTGTGCAGCTTCGTGGCACAGGTCGACAAGACCGGCACCCTGTGCGACATCCTGGACACGATCCTGCCGCGCCCCGGGGCGCTGGCCGGCGACCGGGGCGCCGCCCGCGAGGAGCAGCCGGTCGACCCGAGCTTCGGCGGACTCGTGGAGGTCGTCGAATGA
- a CDS encoding MCE family protein, producing the protein MLRTVLGMVAGAVLLTGCDFDVYQLPLPGGTDVGDDPITITASFVDVLDLVPRSAVKVNDVNVGEVREVSLDGYTAEVTLELRGDTELPDNARAEIRQTSLLGEKFVSLSAPESPKGVLESGDRIALENTGRNPEVEEVLGALSLVLNGGGIAQLKSIASEINLALDGREDSARSVLTQVDQLVGTLDANKADIVRAIESLNRLAVSVRKQQGTIDAALEELPSALTSLDSQREDLVRMLEALDELGDVGVDVVRRSKSATIATVRNLEPVLSELANSGDSLVNAFHVALTYPFVDEVVGRDPQVARNLHMGDYTNLSIELDIDLSLGITPGAELPELLPSDVAPGTIVRNVLDCLASADFNGEECKKVRGNLQALLTLREECQKPANRDTVVCRILNQVPGLPTLKGVPTLPELTGDLAGGLGRNRPAPGAGGAVVGRGLTGDQLRQSFDPALVDLLVPGLIASESAPPARTKRKEAR; encoded by the coding sequence ATGCTGCGCACCGTGCTCGGCATGGTGGCCGGAGCGGTGCTGCTGACCGGCTGCGACTTCGACGTCTACCAGCTGCCGCTGCCCGGGGGGACCGACGTCGGCGACGACCCGATCACGATCACCGCCTCGTTCGTCGACGTGCTCGACCTGGTGCCCAGGTCGGCGGTCAAGGTCAACGACGTCAACGTCGGCGAGGTCCGGGAGGTCAGCCTCGACGGATACACCGCGGAGGTGACCCTCGAGCTGCGCGGGGACACCGAGCTGCCCGACAACGCCCGCGCCGAGATCCGGCAGACCAGCCTGCTCGGCGAGAAGTTCGTCTCGCTGAGCGCGCCGGAGAGCCCCAAGGGCGTGCTGGAGAGCGGGGACCGGATCGCGCTGGAGAACACCGGGCGCAACCCGGAGGTCGAGGAGGTGCTCGGCGCCCTCAGCCTGGTCCTCAACGGGGGCGGCATCGCCCAGCTCAAGAGCATCGCGAGCGAGATCAACCTCGCCCTGGACGGCCGGGAGGACTCCGCACGATCGGTGCTGACCCAGGTCGACCAGCTGGTCGGGACCCTGGACGCCAACAAGGCAGACATCGTGCGCGCCATCGAGTCGCTCAACCGGCTCGCGGTCTCCGTGCGCAAGCAGCAGGGGACCATCGACGCCGCGCTCGAGGAGCTGCCCAGCGCCCTGACCAGCCTCGACTCCCAGCGCGAGGACCTGGTCCGGATGCTCGAGGCGCTCGACGAGCTCGGCGACGTCGGCGTCGACGTCGTACGCCGGTCGAAGTCCGCGACCATCGCGACGGTCCGCAACCTCGAGCCGGTGCTCTCCGAGCTCGCGAACTCCGGTGACTCCCTGGTCAACGCGTTCCACGTCGCCTTGACCTACCCCTTCGTCGACGAGGTCGTCGGCCGGGACCCGCAGGTCGCCCGCAACCTGCACATGGGCGACTACACCAACCTCTCCATCGAGCTCGACATCGACCTCTCGCTCGGCATCACGCCCGGCGCGGAGCTGCCCGAGCTGCTGCCCAGCGACGTCGCGCCCGGCACGATCGTGCGCAACGTCCTCGACTGCCTGGCCAGCGCGGACTTCAACGGCGAGGAGTGCAAGAAGGTGCGCGGCAACCTGCAGGCGCTGCTCACGCTCAGGGAGGAGTGCCAGAAGCCGGCGAACCGCGACACAGTGGTCTGCCGGATCCTCAACCAGGTCCCCGGCCTCCCGACGCTGAAGGGGGTGCCGACGCTGCCCGAGCTGACCGGCGACCTCGCCGGCGGGCTCGGCCGCAACCGGCCCGCGCCCGGCGCCGGGGGCGCGGTGGTGGGGCGCGGCCTCACCGGCGACCAGCTGCGCCAGTCCTTCGACCCGGCGCTGGTGGATCTGCTGGTGCCCGGGCTGATCGCCTCCGAGTCGGCGCCGCCGGCCCGGACGAAGCGGAAGGAGGCCCGATGA
- a CDS encoding MCE family protein, whose product MITRRTRLQLLVFAIITLAGVSFVGARYADLDRFFVDDSYTVLAQFTESGGIFAGAEVTYRGVGIGRVDELELTEQGVEVHLEIEDEYDDIPADTLAVVGNRSAVGEQYVELQPQVDAGRALRDGSRIRAADTRTPVATEKLLGDLSRTVASVDQDALRTTVTELGTAFGGTGPDLQRIIDTGTSFIETANANFDLTTALIRDANTVLQGQADSESSLRTFARDLSLFTGTLAGSDRDLRRLIDTGSSAANQLRTFLEENEVELAGLINDARTSGEVVQKNLPGVEQLLVVYPYIVEGGFTVVSKSPGTGLYDAHFGLVLTTNPACLEGYEGTDRRIPQDGENRPMNTAAGCTEPAERTNARGAQNLAPRAGADYDGTPVAALDPQSGTITWGAKAERLARGSGSAAPASLGEDSWKWLYLQPLTSTTP is encoded by the coding sequence ATGATCACGCGCCGCACCCGGCTCCAGCTGCTGGTCTTCGCGATCATCACGCTGGCCGGCGTCTCGTTCGTCGGGGCCCGCTACGCCGACCTGGACCGCTTCTTCGTCGACGACTCCTACACCGTGCTCGCGCAGTTCACCGAGTCCGGCGGGATCTTCGCGGGTGCCGAGGTGACCTACCGCGGGGTGGGGATCGGCCGCGTCGACGAGCTCGAGCTCACCGAGCAGGGCGTCGAGGTGCACCTGGAGATCGAGGACGAGTACGACGACATCCCCGCCGACACGCTCGCGGTCGTCGGCAACCGCTCCGCCGTGGGGGAGCAGTACGTCGAGCTGCAGCCGCAGGTCGACGCCGGCCGGGCGCTGCGCGACGGCTCCCGGATCCGGGCGGCCGACACCCGCACCCCGGTCGCGACCGAGAAGCTCCTCGGCGACCTGAGCCGGACCGTCGCCTCGGTCGACCAGGACGCGCTGCGCACGACGGTGACCGAGCTCGGCACGGCCTTCGGCGGCACCGGCCCCGACCTGCAGCGGATCATCGACACCGGCACGTCGTTCATCGAGACCGCCAACGCCAACTTCGACCTGACCACGGCCCTGATCCGCGACGCCAACACGGTCCTGCAGGGCCAGGCCGACTCCGAGAGCTCCCTGCGCACCTTCGCCCGGGACCTGTCGCTGTTCACCGGCACGCTGGCCGGGTCCGACCGCGACCTGCGCCGCCTCATCGACACCGGGTCCAGCGCGGCCAACCAGCTGCGCACGTTCCTGGAGGAGAACGAGGTCGAGCTCGCCGGGCTGATCAACGACGCGCGCACCAGTGGCGAGGTGGTCCAGAAGAACCTCCCCGGCGTCGAGCAGCTGCTGGTGGTCTACCCCTACATCGTGGAGGGCGGCTTCACGGTGGTCTCCAAGTCCCCGGGCACCGGCCTGTACGACGCCCACTTCGGCCTGGTGCTCACCACCAACCCGGCCTGCCTCGAGGGCTACGAGGGCACCGACCGACGGATCCCGCAGGACGGGGAGAACCGCCCGATGAACACCGCGGCCGGCTGCACCGAGCCGGCCGAACGGACCAACGCCCGCGGCGCGCAGAACCTCGCGCCGCGCGCCGGCGCCGACTACGACGGGACCCCTGTCGCGGCCCTGGACCCCCAGTCCGGCACGATCACCTGGGGCGCCAAGGCGGAGCGGCTGGCCCGCGGGTCGGGCAGCGCAGCGCCGGCCTCACTCGGAGAGGATTCCTGGAAGTGGCTCTACCTCCAACCCCTGACCTCGACGACGCCGTGA
- a CDS encoding DnaJ domain-containing protein, producing the protein MSAGPGSRAVSPATPSWYDLLDVDPSASEAEIRAAWKAAIADLDPTDRRFRVHNQAAEVLLDGERRAAYDAELAAAAQAAQADEAAQADEPVQPVEPADPEDTDPVGEPAGRRRVPGALLAVLAVLTLVCAGASLWLWQERDASDSEVEAATSAARAAAETAVVPVLSYDAAALEESREAAVSYLTPSYRKEYEQFFGGVMEENAPRTGTVVEASVIRSGIVRSGEDRAEVLVVVDQATTNKAAKEPTVIKYWVTVEMARVAGDWLVDGMKTRA; encoded by the coding sequence GTGAGCGCGGGACCGGGGAGCCGGGCGGTCAGCCCCGCGACCCCGTCCTGGTACGACCTCCTCGACGTGGACCCGTCGGCGAGCGAGGCCGAGATCCGGGCGGCCTGGAAGGCGGCGATCGCCGACCTGGACCCGACCGACCGACGCTTCCGGGTGCACAACCAGGCCGCGGAGGTGCTGCTGGACGGCGAGCGTCGCGCGGCGTACGACGCCGAGCTGGCCGCGGCTGCCCAGGCAGCCCAGGCAGACGAGGCAGCCCAGGCAGACGAGCCCGTCCAGCCCGTGGAGCCGGCGGACCCCGAGGACACGGACCCGGTGGGGGAGCCGGCCGGACGCCGCCGGGTGCCGGGGGCGCTGCTGGCCGTGCTCGCCGTGCTGACACTGGTCTGCGCGGGGGCGAGCCTGTGGCTCTGGCAGGAGCGCGACGCCTCCGACAGCGAGGTCGAGGCGGCCACCAGCGCCGCGCGGGCGGCTGCCGAGACCGCCGTCGTACCGGTGCTCTCCTACGACGCGGCCGCGCTGGAGGAGTCCCGCGAGGCCGCGGTGTCCTACCTCACCCCCTCCTACCGCAAGGAGTACGAGCAGTTCTTCGGCGGCGTGATGGAGGAGAACGCCCCGCGCACCGGCACCGTGGTGGAGGCCTCCGTGATCCGCTCGGGCATCGTGCGCTCGGGGGAGGACCGCGCCGAGGTGCTCGTGGTGGTGGACCAGGCCACGACCAACAAGGCGGCCAAGGAGCCCACGGTCATCAAGTACTGGGTCACCGTGGAGATGGCGCGCGTGGCCGGGGACTGGCTCGTCGACGGGATGAAAACCCGCGCCTGA